CCAAGGTCGGCAGAACGGGTGTTAAGTTAGTTATTTTTCTTTTCTAAAGCAAGTCTTTTAGAAGCCTCCTTGAGCCGGTAACTCTTTCCTTCAAATTTCAGCAGATGACCGCGGTGCAACAGACGGTCCAGAATGGCCGAAGCTGCAGCATTGTCGCCGAGAAGCTTTCCCCAGTCCTCAATCGGCCGGTTTGAAGTGATCATCGTGCTTTTTCGGTGGCGATAACGCTCCAGAATCACATCCAGCAGATCATCAGCGGCGGCCTGCGGCAGA
This genomic window from Syntrophus gentianae contains:
- a CDS encoding ATP-binding protein — its product is LPQAAADDLLDVILERYRHRKSTMITSNRPIEDWGKLLGDNAAASAILDRLLHRGHLLKFEGKSYRLKEASKRLALEKKNN